A single region of the Streptomyces vilmorinianum genome encodes:
- a CDS encoding aldehyde dehydrogenase family protein — MTTTHAFWLAGREATGEATFDVTNSFDGRLVGKVSVPTEAQVEEAVAAAHAVVDEFAATPAHVRAAALDHVSKRLAERTEEIAQVISAENGKPIKWARGEVGRAVSVFRFAAEEARRFNGGEAQRLDTEAGGVGRLALTRRIPKGVVLGIAPFNFPLNLSAHKVAPAIAVGAPIILKPAPSTPISSLILGELLAETDLPAGSWSVLTVPNDRMPALVQDERLPVISFTGSDKVGFAIQQSVPHKHCTLELGGNAAAVVLGDWASEQDLDWAATRIATFSNYQGGQSCISVQRVIADASVYDRLVPKIVAAVEAQVTGDPADDATDVGPLVDEAAAQRVESWVDEAVKAGAKLLAGGKREGATYAPTVLTDLPADVTLARAEVFGPVLTIAKADGEAEAFAAVNDSDFGLQAGVFTHDLQTAFRAHRALEVGGVIIGDVPSYRADQMPYGGAKKSGVGREGVKYAMDDYTYERVLVLTGLAL, encoded by the coding sequence ATGACGACCACCCACGCCTTCTGGCTCGCCGGCCGCGAGGCCACCGGCGAGGCCACCTTCGACGTCACGAACTCCTTCGACGGACGTCTGGTCGGCAAGGTCAGCGTGCCCACCGAGGCCCAGGTCGAGGAGGCCGTCGCCGCCGCGCACGCCGTCGTCGACGAGTTCGCCGCGACCCCGGCGCACGTCCGCGCCGCCGCCCTCGACCACGTGTCGAAGCGGCTCGCCGAGCGCACCGAGGAGATCGCCCAGGTGATCTCCGCCGAGAACGGCAAGCCCATCAAGTGGGCCCGCGGCGAGGTCGGCCGTGCCGTCTCCGTCTTCCGTTTCGCCGCCGAGGAGGCCCGTCGCTTCAACGGCGGCGAGGCCCAGCGCCTCGACACCGAGGCCGGCGGCGTCGGCCGCCTCGCGCTCACCCGCCGTATCCCCAAGGGCGTCGTCCTCGGCATCGCGCCGTTCAACTTCCCGCTGAACCTCAGCGCCCACAAGGTCGCCCCGGCCATCGCCGTCGGCGCGCCGATCATCCTCAAGCCGGCCCCGTCGACCCCCATCTCGTCCCTCATCCTGGGCGAGCTGCTCGCCGAGACCGACCTGCCGGCAGGCTCCTGGTCCGTCCTGACCGTGCCGAACGACCGCATGCCCGCCCTCGTCCAGGACGAGCGCCTCCCGGTCATCTCCTTCACCGGCTCGGACAAGGTCGGCTTCGCCATCCAGCAGTCCGTGCCGCACAAGCACTGCACCCTGGAGCTCGGCGGCAACGCCGCCGCCGTCGTCCTCGGCGACTGGGCGTCCGAGCAGGACCTGGACTGGGCGGCGACCCGTATCGCCACCTTCTCCAACTACCAGGGCGGCCAGTCCTGCATCTCCGTGCAGCGCGTGATCGCCGACGCGTCCGTGTACGACCGGCTCGTGCCGAAGATCGTCGCGGCCGTCGAGGCCCAGGTCACCGGCGACCCGGCGGACGACGCCACCGATGTCGGCCCGCTCGTCGACGAGGCCGCCGCCCAGCGCGTCGAGTCCTGGGTCGACGAGGCCGTCAAGGCCGGCGCGAAGCTGCTCGCCGGCGGCAAGCGCGAGGGCGCCACCTACGCCCCGACCGTCCTCACCGACCTCCCGGCCGACGTCACCCTGGCCCGCGCCGAGGTCTTCGGCCCGGTCCTGACCATCGCCAAGGCCGACGGCGAGGCCGAGGCCTTCGCCGCCGTCAACGACTCGGACTTCGGCCTCCAGGCCGGCGTCTTCACCCACGACCTGCAGACCGCCTTCCGCGCCCACCGCGCGCTGGAGGTCGGCGGCGTGATCATCGGCGACGTCCCGTCCTACCGCGCCGACCAGATGCCGTACGGCGGCGCCAAGAAGTCCGGCGTCGGCCGCGAGGGCGTCAAGTACGCGATGGACGACTACACCTACGAGCGCGTCCTGGTCCTCACGGGCCTCGCGCTCTGA
- a CDS encoding EamA family transporter — MTSPAVDPAASEVQTSAAPAAPAPVTRAPRRISGAVWAALGIVYVVWGSTYLGIRIVVETMPPFLSAGARFVTAGLILAGIIAWRQGPAALKVSPKQLASAVVVGLLLILGGNGLVVLAETSVPSGLAALLIAVVPAWVVILKAVSGDRPTAGGVTGVLLGLAGLAVLTLPGLSGDVKAGGVFLVIAATLSWSVGSFSSSRIPMPANPFTASAYEMVAGGLAGLVVGLLRGEQHGLDLAAVSTRSWAALAYLIVFGSLLAFTAYAWLLQAAPLSLVATYAYVNPVVAVVLGALVLNEALTWPIVLGGAIVVGGVCLIVSTERRV; from the coding sequence ATGACAAGCCCCGCCGTCGATCCGGCCGCCTCCGAGGTCCAGACGTCCGCCGCCCCCGCGGCCCCCGCACCCGTCACCCGCGCCCCCCGTCGTATCTCCGGCGCCGTGTGGGCCGCGCTCGGGATCGTGTACGTCGTCTGGGGGTCCACGTACCTCGGGATCCGGATCGTCGTCGAGACCATGCCGCCGTTCCTCTCCGCCGGCGCCCGGTTCGTCACCGCCGGGCTGATCCTCGCCGGGATCATCGCCTGGCGGCAGGGGCCCGCCGCCCTGAAGGTGAGCCCGAAGCAGCTCGCCTCCGCCGTCGTCGTCGGCCTGCTCCTCATCCTCGGCGGCAACGGCCTCGTCGTCCTCGCCGAGACCTCCGTCCCCTCCGGCCTCGCCGCCCTCCTGATCGCCGTCGTCCCCGCCTGGGTCGTCATCCTCAAGGCCGTCTCCGGCGACCGGCCCACGGCCGGCGGCGTCACCGGCGTCCTCCTCGGGCTCGCCGGGCTCGCCGTCCTCACGCTCCCCGGCCTCAGCGGCGACGTGAAGGCCGGCGGCGTCTTCCTCGTGATCGCCGCGACCCTCAGCTGGTCCGTGGGCTCCTTCTCCTCCTCGCGCATCCCCATGCCGGCCAACCCCTTCACCGCCAGCGCCTACGAGATGGTCGCCGGCGGTCTCGCGGGCCTGGTCGTGGGCCTGCTCCGCGGCGAGCAGCACGGCCTCGACCTCGCCGCCGTCTCCACCCGCTCCTGGGCGGCCCTCGCCTACCTGATCGTCTTCGGCTCGCTGCTCGCCTTCACCGCGTACGCCTGGCTCCTCCAGGCCGCCCCGCTCTCGCTCGTCGCCACGTACGCCTACGTCAACCCCGTCGTCGCCGTCGTCCTGGGCGCCCTCGTCCTGAACGAGGCCCTGACCTGGCCCATCGTCCTCGGCGGCGCGATCGTCGTCGGCGGTGTCTGTCTGATCGTCTCGACCGAGCGGCGCGTCTGA
- a CDS encoding acyl-CoA dehydrogenase family protein: MSAPTQRPKVTEREARQVAEAAREQDWRKPSFAKELFLGRFRLDLIHPHPLPSEEDVRRGEAFLAKLRDFCETRIDGRLIEREARIPDEVVAGLKELGAFGMKIDPKYGGLGLTQVYYNRALALVGSASPAIGALLSAHQSIGVPQPLKIFGTQEQRDTYLPRLARTDISAFLLTEPDVGSDPARLATTAVPDGDDTYVIDGVKLWTTNGVVADLLVVMARVPKSEGHRGGITAFVVEADSPGITVEHRNAFMGLRGLENGVTRFHRVRVPAANRIGPEGAGLKIALTTLNTGRLSLPAMCVGAGKWSLKIAREWAAVREQWGKPVARHEAVGTKISFIAATTFALEAVVDLSSQMADEDRNDIRIEAALAKLYGSEMGCLIADELVQIRGGRGYETADSLAARGERAVPAEQLLRDLRINRIFEGSTEIMHLLIAREAVDAHLAVAGDIIDPEKSLGDKARAGARAGGFYARWLPKLVAGQGQVPGAYREFGDLATHLRYVERTSRKLARSTFYAMSRWQGRMELKQAFLGRIVDIGAELFAMSAACVRAELMRSTGDHGREAHALADAFCRQSRLRVEELFGRLWSNTDDLDRRVVDGVLAGRFEWLESGVVDPSDDAPWIADATPGPSTKENVHRRIP; this comes from the coding sequence ATGTCCGCACCCACCCAGCGGCCCAAGGTCACCGAACGCGAGGCCCGGCAGGTCGCCGAGGCCGCGCGCGAGCAGGACTGGCGCAAACCCAGCTTCGCCAAGGAGCTCTTCCTCGGCCGCTTCCGGCTGGACCTCATCCATCCCCACCCCCTCCCCTCCGAGGAGGACGTACGGCGCGGAGAGGCCTTCCTCGCCAAACTGCGCGACTTCTGCGAGACGAGGATCGACGGCCGGCTGATCGAACGCGAGGCCCGCATCCCCGACGAGGTCGTCGCCGGCCTCAAGGAACTCGGCGCGTTCGGGATGAAGATCGACCCGAAGTACGGCGGGCTCGGCCTCACCCAGGTGTACTACAACCGGGCCCTGGCCCTGGTCGGCTCCGCGAGCCCCGCGATCGGCGCGCTGCTCTCGGCCCATCAGTCGATCGGCGTACCGCAGCCGCTGAAGATCTTCGGTACGCAGGAACAGCGCGACACCTATCTGCCGCGGCTCGCCCGCACCGACATCTCGGCCTTCCTGCTCACCGAACCGGACGTGGGCTCCGACCCGGCCCGGCTCGCGACGACGGCGGTGCCCGACGGGGACGACACGTACGTCATCGACGGCGTGAAGCTCTGGACGACCAACGGTGTCGTCGCCGACCTGCTCGTGGTCATGGCCCGCGTACCGAAGTCCGAAGGGCACCGCGGCGGCATCACCGCCTTCGTCGTCGAGGCGGACTCGCCCGGCATCACCGTCGAGCACCGCAACGCCTTCATGGGCCTGCGCGGCCTCGAGAACGGCGTCACCCGCTTCCACCGGGTCCGGGTGCCCGCCGCGAACCGCATCGGCCCGGAGGGCGCCGGCCTCAAGATCGCCCTCACGACCCTGAACACCGGACGGCTCTCGCTGCCCGCGATGTGTGTCGGCGCCGGGAAGTGGTCGCTGAAGATCGCCCGCGAATGGGCCGCCGTACGGGAGCAGTGGGGCAAGCCGGTCGCCCGCCACGAGGCCGTCGGCACGAAGATCTCCTTCATCGCGGCGACCACGTTCGCCCTGGAGGCGGTCGTCGACCTCTCCTCGCAGATGGCCGACGAGGACCGCAACGACATCCGTATCGAGGCGGCGCTCGCCAAGCTCTACGGCTCCGAGATGGGCTGCCTCATCGCCGACGAACTCGTCCAGATCCGCGGCGGACGCGGGTACGAGACGGCGGACTCGCTGGCGGCGCGGGGGGAGCGGGCGGTACCGGCCGAGCAGCTGCTGCGCGATCTGCGGATCAACCGGATCTTCGAGGGCTCGACCGAGATCATGCATCTGCTCATCGCCCGCGAGGCGGTCGACGCGCACCTCGCCGTGGCCGGCGACATCATCGACCCCGAAAAGTCGCTGGGCGACAAGGCGAGGGCGGGGGCGCGGGCGGGCGGCTTCTACGCCCGCTGGCTGCCGAAGCTCGTCGCCGGGCAGGGGCAGGTGCCGGGCGCGTACCGGGAGTTCGGCGACCTCGCGACGCATCTGCGGTACGTGGAGCGGACGTCGAGGAAGCTGGCCAGGTCCACGTTCTACGCGATGTCGCGGTGGCAGGGGCGGATGGAGCTCAAGCAGGCGTTCCTCGGGCGGATCGTGGACATCGGCGCGGAGCTCTTCGCGATGAGCGCGGCGTGCGTACGGGCGGAGCTGATGCGGTCGACGGGGGACCACGGCCGGGAGGCGCACGCGCTCGCGGACGCGTTCTGCCGGCAGTCCCGGCTGCGGGTGGAGGAGCTCTTCGGCCGCCTCTGGTCCAACACGGACGACCTGGACCGGCGGGTGGTGGACGGGGTCCTCGCGGGCCGCTTCGAGTGGCTGGAGTCGGGCGTGGTGGACCCGAGCGACGACGCCCCCTGGATCGCGGACGCGACCCCGGGCCCCTCGACAAAGGAAAACGTCCACCGCCGAATCCCCTGA